A window of the Lactuca sativa cultivar Salinas chromosome 5, Lsat_Salinas_v11, whole genome shotgun sequence genome harbors these coding sequences:
- the LOC111878747 gene encoding glyoxylate/succinic semialdehyde reductase 1, whose translation MEEIGFLGMGIMGKAMAMNLLRNGFKVTVWNRTLSKCDELKEHGASVGESPAAVVKKCKYTIGMLSDPPAALSVVFDKGGILEEISSGKGYIDMSTVDAETSSKISQAVIAKGGSFLEAPVSGSKKPAEDGQLVILAAGEKGLYEKIVPAFDVLGKKSFFLGEVGNGAKMKLVVNMIMGSMMNAFSEGLVLADKSGLSPKTLLDVLDLGAIANPMFKMKGPSMIENSYSPAFPLKHQQKDMRLALALGDENAVSMPVAAAANEAFKKARSTGLGDLDFSAVYEIFKVTQPSP comes from the exons ATGGAGGAAATTGGGTTTTTGGGAATGGGAATAATGGGGAAAGCTATGGCCATGAACTTGCTTCGCAATGGATTTAAGGTCACTGTTTGGAATCGCACGCTTTCCAAG TGTGATGAGCTAAAAGAGCATGGTGCTTCTGTAGGGGAAAGTCCTGCAGCAGTTGTAAAGAAGTGCAAATACACAATTGGAATGCTATCTGATCCTCCTGCAGCTCTTTCT GTGGTGTTTGATAAAGGCGGTATTCTTGAGGAAATTAGCAGTGGAAAAGGTTACATTGACATGTCAACAGTTGATGCTGAAACTTCTTCTAAAATCAGCCAG gCTGTAATAGCGAAAGGTGGTTCTTTTCTTGAAGCTCCAGTGTCTGGAAGCAAAAAACCTGCTGAAGATGGACAATTGGTCATCCTTGCTGCTGGTGAAAAG GGATTGTATGAGAAAATTGTTCCTGCTTTTGATGTATTGGGGAAGAAGTCATTTTTCTTGGGAGAGGTTGGAAATGGAGCAAAGATGAAACTTGTAGTTAATATGATCATGGGAAG TATGATGAATGCTTTCTCAGAGGGACTTGTTCTTGCTGACAAAAGTGGACTTAGCCCTAAAACTCTTCTAGATGTATTG GATCTTGGTGCAATTGCTAATCCAATGTTCAAAATGAAAGGACCTTCAATGATCGAAAACAGTTACAGCCCTGCATTTCCATTGAAACATCAACAGAAGGACATGAGGTTGGCTCTTGCTCTTGGTGATGAGAATGCAGTATCAATGCCCGTGGCAGCTGCCGCCAATGAG gCATTCAAGAAGGCTAGAAGCACTGGTTTAGGAGATCTTGATTTTTCAGCTGTTTATGAGATTTTCAAGGTTACCCAACCCTCGCCATGA